From a region of the Trichoderma atroviride chromosome 6, complete sequence genome:
- a CDS encoding uncharacterized protein (EggNog:ENOG41), whose translation MDPVLPKPDYLQDLEWYWPFAKFSLDPNDLFTTLHDRFNTRPFSLQDPTAFHRDVYECADSSDTRDEFYSRLEQRKAQRIKEMSKGWDEVSTLLWSSTLLSCQLCYDPETRNVKMKPGTKNDSAARRQFAFQQYARYMSFDNLVTFFDGFVRDEREERESMRRRADEAIERTRTARAARRAAAASEAIEATSSDSPRRASHGTARSKRKSSRNAPVSTSESPAAAAVAAEKPEPTSSSRRIGPRQADRLSPEQTAESSRAAKRRIDEDAPISTGKRRRMASEDVGAEDVDTERPFAGQDQPGVPEATPTPARRRKRKSLDDSLEEARKKKARMVDSPSERLGQSPGQSANQDQPGRALSSTESAVNTVDRSPSILSNVPDTTQIPEQYDDRAFLRARTAHQIMDLNRAFYIEELSQSPSERSSEIIHTNQEIPQADEDQLTRGLTTENSTTEADTKSPKRKLQKKPRASNRQRVDKRRSNNEQNPSLPKKQSRRKNPQERSPPASHTTAFTLHAVV comes from the coding sequence ATGGATCCTGTACTTCCCAAGCCAGATTATCTACAGGACTTAGAGTGGTATTGGCCTTTTGCCAAGTTTTCCCTTGACCCCAACGATCTTTTTACCACGCTTCATGACCGCTTTAATACCAGACCGTTTTCGTTACAAGACCCTACTGCCTTCCACAGAGATGTTTATGAATGTGCTGATAGCTCGGATACAAGAGACGAGTTTTACTCGCGGCTAGAACAACGCAAGGCTCAACGGATCAAAGAAATGTCTAAAGGGTGGGATGAAGTCAGTACTTTACTGTGGTCCTCTACTTTACTCTCTTGTCAGTTGTGCTACGATCCAGAGACCCGTaatgtgaagatgaagccaGGTACCAAAAATGACTCGGCGGCCCGGCGGCAGTTCGCCTTTCAGCAATATGCGCGCTACATGTCCTTTGACAATCTGGTGACGTTTTTTGACGGCTTTgtgagagacgagagagaagaacgGGAGAGCATGAGACGCCGGGCAGACGAAGCCATtgagaggacgaggacggcgcGGGCCGCTAGGCGCGCAGCCGCCGCGTCTGAAGCCATCGAGGCGACTTCTTCAGACTCACCACGCAGGGCATCTCACGGAACAGCACGCAGCAAGCGCAAGTCGTCTCGCAATGCGCCAGTCTCAACTTCAGAGAGTCCGGCGGCTGCAGCGGTTGCTGCTGAAAAGCCAGAGCCCACATCGTCCTCGAGGCGGATCGGCCCGCGTCAGGCCGACAGGCTATCGCCAGAGCAAACGGCCGAGAgttcaagagcagcaaagaggagaatCGACGAAGATGCGCCTATATCTACTGGAAAGAGACGGCGCATGGCCAGCGAGGACGTTGGCGCCGAAGATGTCGATACAGAGAGACCCTTTGCTGGGCAAGACCAACCAGGGGTTCCAGAGGCTACGCCGACTCCTGCGCGTCGCAGGAAACGGAAATCTTTGGACGATTCcctggaagaagcaagaaagaaaaaggccagaaTGGTCGACAGCCCAAGCGAGCGGTTAGGGCAATCTCCAGGACAATCAGCTAATCAGGATCAACCAGGTAGAGCCCTCTCGTCAACCGAGAGTGCCGTTAATACAGTGGATCGCAGCCCATCTATTCTATCTAATGTCCCTGATACGACGCAGATACCTGAACAATACGACGACAGAGCATTTCTCCGTGCACGGACGGCGCACCAAATCATGGACCTAAACAGAGCCTTCTACATAGAAGAGCTAAGTCAATCGCCATCAGAGAGGAGTTCAGAGATTATTCATACAAACCAAGAGATTCCtcaagcagatgaagatCAGCTCACGCGTGGACTTACTACTGAGAATTCTACTACAGAAGCAGACACGAAATCGCCCAAAAGAAAGCTTCAAAAGAAGCCTCGAGCCTCGAACCGACAACGGGTCGATAAGAGACGCTCGAACAACGAGCAGAATCCATCATTGCCGAAGAAACAATCTCGTCGGAAAAATCCCCAAGAGCGATCCCCCCCCGCCTCCCACACAACGGCTTTTACGCTCCACGCGGTCGTCTAG